A single Halarcobacter anaerophilus DNA region contains:
- a CDS encoding response regulator: MQEKIEKLKKLKLLFVEDEADLVEIITDTLKKLDANFLSAKNGQEALELVEQNRDIDIIVTDINMPVMNGLKMIEELKKRGFNIPVIIMSAHTETDFINKAKELGVDNYLLKPFDFIKFIDLITEMEIK, encoded by the coding sequence ATGCAAGAAAAGATAGAAAAATTAAAAAAATTAAAACTACTGTTTGTAGAAGATGAAGCAGATCTTGTAGAAATTATAACTGATACTCTAAAAAAATTGGATGCAAATTTTTTATCGGCAAAAAACGGTCAAGAAGCTCTTGAATTAGTTGAACAAAACAGGGATATCGATATTATAGTTACTGATATAAATATGCCTGTAATGAATGGTTTAAAAATGATTGAAGAGTTGAAAAAACGTGGATTTAATATCCCCGTAATTATAATGTCTGCACATACGGAAACAGATTTTATTAATAAAGCAAAAGAGTTGGGAGTAGATAACTATTTGCTTAAACCTTTTGATTTTATTAAATTTATTGATTTAATAACTGAGATGGAAATCAAATAA
- a CDS encoding PAS domain-containing protein, which translates to MAQGQETVLDEYAFLVSETDEKGIIRFANDDFCKIAEYTLEELVGNPHNKVRHPDMPKKAFKSLWDTIQKGDIWTGYVKNLTKSGGYYWVYATIYPFESCDGSKGYLSCRRKPSQEEINNIEILYNRWNNEEEK; encoded by the coding sequence ATGGCACAGGGACAAGAAACAGTATTAGATGAATACGCATTCTTAGTTAGTGAGACAGATGAAAAAGGTATAATAAGATTTGCAAATGATGATTTTTGTAAAATAGCAGAATACACTTTGGAAGAGTTAGTGGGAAATCCACATAATAAAGTAAGGCATCCTGATATGCCGAAAAAAGCCTTTAAGTCTCTATGGGATACAATACAAAAAGGAGATATTTGGACAGGATATGTAAAAAATCTTACTAAATCAGGAGGTTATTATTGGGTATATGCCACAATATATCCTTTTGAAAGTTGTGATGGTTCTAAAGGCTATCTTTCTTGTAGAAGAAAACCTTCTCAAGAAGAGATTAATAATATTGAAATTCTTTATAACAGATGGAATAATGAAGAGGAAAAATAG
- a CDS encoding chemotaxis protein CheW: protein MEANISNINNNEEVIDYANTSEFMTFELGKMKYAIELPKIREILTYPDNITILPNTKEWVKGLINLRGEVVPILDIRLKFKTGEVVYNDSTAVIAVITEDKRMIGIVVDKVDDVQRIDISTLAPVSDMGSAIPSKYLKGFVRLDNNQMLVIMDIEAVVSKDELKD from the coding sequence ATGGAAGCAAATATAAGCAATATTAACAACAACGAAGAAGTAATCGATTACGCTAATACAAGCGAATTTATGACCTTCGAACTAGGTAAAATGAAATATGCTATAGAATTACCTAAAATTAGAGAAATTTTGACATATCCGGACAATATAACAATCTTGCCAAATACCAAAGAGTGGGTAAAAGGTTTGATAAATCTAAGAGGAGAAGTTGTTCCTATTTTAGATATAAGACTAAAATTTAAAACAGGCGAAGTTGTATACAATGACAGCACGGCGGTTATTGCAGTAATTACTGAAGATAAAAGAATGATCGGTATTGTTGTGGATAAAGTTGATGATGTTCAAAGAATAGATATTTCTACTTTAGCACCTGTTTCAGATATGGGATCGGCAATTCCGTCAAAATACTTAAAAGGGTTTGTAAGATTGGATAATAATCAAATGCTAGTTATCATGGACATCGAAGCTGTGGTAAGTAAAGATGAATTAAAGGACTAA
- a CDS encoding response regulator, translating into MSTATIDKKLLKNLNLLYVEDDETVRADLTSLLSKFFGTVYSAKNGEEGLLLYKKNQKNIDVIIADINMPVMTGIDMLKKVREFDKEVPAIFATAYSDKEFLVDAIKLKVFEYMIKPLDIRNLMVCLNEIAKNRYNDFLIKQQNKELKKYKDIIYNNDIVIKTDKQMNITFVNELFCKITGFDEKELLGQELSSLKHKDTDKTLYKKIYSSVLANKAWNGELKSITKDGSFYYALTTVVSTLDDSGEITGSLVIQKDETQKELRRKEIQSSLIKDKSEIFKKSKESTSELSQMINTLNQEIEDLTNKLTSEKQEKNSYIYTLERYSTENKRLSSELSSFRKVEGNSHNVSKKLIKLTKENADLKVEVNRLNGKIELLNDEHKKELKQQKVNFEVEIDDLEKVLNQTKEKLENVGDVEAISQKLAYWKEKAKNEAKRSEKMEHEIIAFGNENLMSKAFGGR; encoded by the coding sequence ATGTCTACAGCAACTATAGATAAAAAACTTCTAAAAAATTTAAACTTGCTTTATGTAGAAGATGATGAAACGGTACGAGCCGATCTAACTTCTTTGTTATCAAAATTTTTCGGTACTGTTTACAGTGCAAAAAACGGTGAAGAGGGTCTACTTTTATATAAAAAAAATCAAAAAAATATAGATGTAATTATAGCTGATATAAATATGCCTGTTATGACAGGTATAGACATGCTGAAAAAAGTGCGGGAATTTGATAAAGAGGTACCGGCAATTTTTGCTACGGCGTATTCAGATAAAGAGTTTTTAGTTGATGCAATAAAATTAAAAGTATTTGAATATATGATAAAACCTTTGGATATAAGAAATCTTATGGTTTGCCTAAATGAAATTGCAAAAAACAGATACAATGATTTTCTTATCAAACAACAAAATAAAGAGCTGAAAAAATATAAAGATATTATATATAACAATGATATTGTTATAAAAACAGATAAACAGATGAACATAACTTTCGTAAATGAACTTTTTTGCAAAATAACCGGATTTGACGAAAAAGAACTTTTAGGTCAAGAGTTAAGTTCTTTAAAACACAAAGATACGGACAAAACTTTATATAAAAAAATCTATAGTAGTGTTTTAGCAAACAAAGCTTGGAATGGAGAGCTAAAAAGTATAACAAAAGACGGAAGTTTTTATTATGCCTTAACGACTGTCGTTTCAACATTAGACGATTCAGGAGAAATAACAGGCTCTTTGGTAATCCAAAAAGATGAGACTCAAAAAGAGTTAAGAAGAAAAGAGATTCAAAGCTCTTTAATAAAAGATAAAAGTGAAATTTTTAAAAAGAGTAAAGAAAGTACTTCCGAATTATCTCAGATGATTAATACTTTAAATCAAGAAATAGAAGATCTTACAAATAAACTCACTTCTGAAAAACAAGAAAAAAACAGTTATATTTATACTCTTGAAAGATACAGTACGGAGAATAAAAGACTTTCAAGCGAGTTATCTTCTTTTAGAAAAGTAGAAGGAAACTCTCATAACGTAAGTAAAAAACTGATTAAACTTACTAAAGAAAATGCTGATTTAAAAGTTGAAGTAAATAGATTAAACGGAAAAATTGAGCTGTTAAACGATGAACATAAAAAAGAGTTAAAACAACAAAAAGTTAATTTTGAAGTGGAAATTGATGATTTGGAAAAAGTATTAAACCAAACAAAAGAGAAACTTGAAAACGTAGGAGATGTTGAAGCAATATCTCAAAAACTTGCTTATTGGAAAGAAAAAGCAAAAAATGAAGCAAAAAGAAGTGAAAAAATGGAACACGAAATTATTGCTTTTGGAAATGAAAACCTGATGTCAAAAGCTTTCGGAGGAAGATAA